Proteins from a genomic interval of Paenibacillus sp. FSL H8-0048:
- a CDS encoding PolC-type DNA polymerase III has protein sequence MEQNVERRKRFELLMKQGEIPPAMIDPYFVDGQIERVEISRGNHDWHIVIAKTTLIPAQTYRAFILRMREKLQHIAKVSFLFLYDDTVSRADIVQEYWSMFLEWVQREIPSVNGWLTRSSQELRDGTLILSLNDTMSLELARKKGIEAAIIKYYDKYFALPLKVKLQMAEDESKSKADAYEEFQQKLQQEQRELVELMMMNSEPDEPEEAGDPNEVIKLQVGNDIKEQAVSILEIQDEEKKITIQGTIFGLDRKELRNGNTLFTFCITDFTDSLQMKMFAKTKEELKIMGQLANGKWVRARGKVEYDRFMQIPELVMIPSDLAEVSAPPARKDNAKEKRVEFHLHTTMSTMDAVAPIDAYVKTAAKWGHPALAVTDHGNVQSFPDANHAAHKHKLKMLYGVEANVVNDAVNIVENAQPLELKTATYVVFDIETTGLSITRNNITELAAIKMCEGKELGRYTTFVNPHEKIPYHIQQLTNITDEMVKDAPDLEPVLGEFVEFVGDSILVAHNARFDMGFIQASLKRLGQPELPNPSLDTLELARLLFPSMKNHRLNTLADKYKVLLESHHRAVDDTIALGGILNGLLADAEKMKGLTRLDRLNDYVGNDLSNVRPFHCGIYALNPAGKKNLYKLISMSHTEYYKRVPCIPKSKLEEHRDGLLVISGCERGEFFEAVLNKTVEEAIEVAQFYDVLEIQPLTMYMHLVDKGFVASPEDLRGVVRKICEIGEQMNKPVIATGNVHYLEPRDKLFRDITIHGITGFSPLKDQNKPDAHFRTTDEMLAEFEYLGAAKAKEVVVTNTVELAERFEEYDLFPSDLFTPIIEGADDEIRNTCYDTAKSIYGEELPEVVVARLEKELAPIIKYGFSANYLISERLVKKSNQDGYLVGSRGSVGSSVVATFLGISEVNPLPAHYICANSECRHSEWFLDGSVPSGFDLPDKDCPDCGGKLKGEGQDIPFETFLGFKGDKVPDIDLNFSGEYQPNAHNFTKTMFGPDNVFRAGTIGTVAEKTAFGFTKKYEEHHQKRWRGAEVGRLAAGCTGVKRSTGQHPGGIVVLPDYMEIEDITPVQFPADDVTAEWKTTHFDYHAFDANLLKLDILGHDDPTMMRMLQDLTGVDPTTIPMNDPKVMSMFNSTDALGVRPDQIRTPVATYGVPEMGTKFVRQMLVEAKPSSFADLLQISGLSHGTGVWLGNAQELIKNNTCNIKTVIGCRDDIMLYLIYKAGMDASLAFKITESVRKGKGLPPEWIEEMKNCKVPQWYIDSCLKIQYMFPKAHAAAYVISAVRTAFFKLYHPIEYYATYFSVRAADFDIELCCKGYEAIARQLVEIEAKGFQALPKEKAMLPVLEMALEMTARGFTFKNIDLYRSDATKFTVDGTSLIPPFSSLAGIGDNAAINIAAAKDAGEFLSIEDFQQKSKASKTVIELLTGMGCFRGLPESNQLSLF, from the coding sequence ATGGAGCAGAACGTGGAGAGAAGAAAGAGATTTGAGCTGTTGATGAAGCAGGGGGAGATTCCGCCTGCCATGATTGATCCTTATTTTGTAGACGGACAGATTGAACGGGTGGAGATTAGCCGCGGCAACCATGACTGGCATATCGTGATTGCGAAGACAACCCTGATTCCCGCCCAGACCTACCGGGCCTTTATCCTAAGAATGCGTGAGAAGCTGCAGCATATTGCCAAGGTCAGCTTCTTGTTCCTATATGATGATACTGTAAGCAGAGCCGATATTGTGCAGGAGTACTGGAGCATGTTCCTCGAGTGGGTCCAGCGTGAGATTCCTTCCGTCAACGGTTGGCTGACGCGTTCCAGTCAGGAACTGCGGGACGGTACGCTCATCCTGAGTCTGAATGATACCATGTCACTTGAGCTGGCCCGCAAGAAGGGTATCGAAGCCGCCATTATTAAATATTATGATAAATATTTCGCACTTCCCCTCAAGGTTAAGCTGCAAATGGCCGAGGACGAGAGTAAGAGCAAAGCGGATGCCTATGAGGAATTCCAGCAGAAGCTCCAGCAGGAGCAGCGTGAACTGGTAGAGCTCATGATGATGAATAGCGAGCCGGACGAGCCTGAAGAAGCCGGGGACCCGAATGAGGTCATTAAGCTTCAGGTAGGGAATGACATCAAAGAGCAGGCCGTCTCCATTCTGGAGATTCAGGATGAAGAGAAGAAGATTACGATCCAGGGGACGATCTTCGGGCTGGACCGCAAGGAGCTGCGTAACGGAAATACGCTGTTCACCTTCTGCATTACGGACTTTACAGACTCCCTGCAGATGAAGATGTTCGCCAAGACCAAGGAAGAGCTGAAGATCATGGGGCAGCTGGCTAACGGCAAATGGGTCCGGGCGCGCGGCAAAGTGGAATATGACCGGTTCATGCAGATTCCCGAGCTGGTGATGATTCCTTCGGATCTGGCCGAGGTGTCGGCGCCGCCTGCCCGTAAGGACAATGCCAAGGAGAAGCGTGTGGAGTTCCACTTGCATACGACTATGAGCACGATGGATGCGGTAGCACCGATTGATGCCTATGTCAAAACAGCGGCGAAATGGGGCCACCCGGCGCTTGCAGTTACCGATCACGGCAATGTTCAGAGCTTCCCGGATGCGAATCACGCCGCCCATAAGCATAAGCTCAAGATGCTCTACGGTGTGGAGGCTAATGTCGTCAATGATGCGGTTAACATCGTGGAGAATGCGCAGCCGCTGGAGCTCAAGACAGCAACCTATGTCGTCTTCGACATCGAAACTACAGGCCTGTCGATCACACGCAATAACATCACGGAGCTTGCCGCGATCAAGATGTGCGAAGGCAAGGAGCTGGGCCGTTACACTACCTTTGTCAACCCGCATGAGAAAATCCCTTACCACATCCAGCAGTTGACGAACATTACGGATGAAATGGTCAAGGATGCCCCGGATCTGGAACCGGTACTGGGGGAGTTCGTGGAATTCGTAGGAGACAGCATTCTCGTTGCGCACAACGCACGTTTTGATATGGGCTTCATTCAGGCTTCCCTGAAAAGGCTGGGACAGCCTGAGCTGCCGAATCCATCACTCGATACGCTGGAGCTGGCGCGTCTGCTTTTCCCGAGTATGAAGAATCACCGGCTCAATACGCTTGCTGACAAGTACAAGGTACTGCTAGAGAGCCATCACCGTGCGGTGGATGATACGATTGCACTGGGCGGTATTCTGAACGGTCTGCTGGCTGATGCGGAGAAGATGAAGGGCTTAACCCGGCTGGACCGGCTGAATGATTATGTAGGTAATGACCTGTCGAATGTACGTCCGTTTCACTGCGGCATCTATGCACTGAATCCGGCCGGCAAAAAGAACCTCTATAAGCTGATTTCTATGTCGCATACCGAGTACTACAAGCGGGTACCCTGCATTCCCAAATCGAAGCTTGAAGAGCATCGTGACGGACTGCTCGTCATATCCGGCTGTGAGCGGGGCGAGTTCTTCGAGGCTGTGCTGAACAAAACCGTGGAAGAGGCGATTGAGGTTGCCCAGTTCTATGATGTGCTGGAAATCCAGCCGCTGACCATGTACATGCATCTGGTGGATAAAGGGTTCGTAGCGAGTCCAGAGGACCTTCGGGGTGTTGTACGCAAAATCTGTGAGATCGGCGAGCAGATGAACAAGCCGGTGATAGCCACCGGGAATGTGCACTATCTGGAGCCGCGCGATAAGCTGTTCCGCGATATTACAATCCACGGGATTACCGGATTCAGTCCGCTGAAGGACCAGAACAAGCCGGATGCCCACTTCCGTACAACTGATGAGATGCTTGCCGAGTTCGAATACCTGGGTGCAGCCAAAGCGAAGGAGGTCGTGGTCACGAATACGGTTGAGCTGGCTGAGCGGTTCGAGGAATACGATCTGTTCCCAAGCGATCTCTTCACGCCTATTATTGAAGGGGCGGATGATGAGATCCGCAATACCTGCTATGACACAGCCAAATCGATCTACGGAGAGGAGCTGCCTGAGGTTGTGGTTGCCCGTCTGGAGAAGGAGCTTGCCCCGATTATTAAATACGGGTTCTCCGCCAACTATCTGATCTCGGAACGGCTTGTCAAAAAGTCGAACCAGGACGGTTATCTCGTCGGTTCCCGTGGCTCGGTAGGCTCGTCTGTAGTGGCAACATTCCTTGGCATCTCGGAGGTTAACCCGCTTCCGGCTCACTATATTTGTGCCAATTCGGAATGCCGGCACAGCGAATGGTTCCTGGACGGAAGTGTGCCAAGCGGCTTCGACCTGCCGGATAAGGACTGTCCGGATTGCGGCGGCAAGCTTAAGGGAGAGGGCCAGGATATTCCGTTTGAGACCTTCCTGGGCTTCAAAGGGGACAAGGTTCCCGATATCGATCTTAACTTCTCCGGGGAGTATCAGCCGAACGCCCATAATTTTACCAAAACGATGTTCGGTCCTGATAATGTATTCCGTGCGGGGACCATTGGTACGGTGGCGGAGAAGACCGCCTTCGGCTTCACCAAGAAATATGAAGAGCATCACCAGAAGCGCTGGCGCGGTGCGGAGGTCGGACGGCTTGCCGCCGGCTGTACCGGTGTGAAGCGCAGTACGGGGCAGCACCCCGGCGGTATCGTAGTTTTGCCGGACTACATGGAGATTGAAGATATCACTCCGGTGCAGTTCCCGGCGGATGACGTTACAGCTGAGTGGAAGACTACCCATTTCGACTATCACGCCTTCGATGCCAATCTGCTCAAGCTCGATATTCTCGGCCACGATGATCCGACCATGATGCGCATGCTGCAGGATCTGACCGGCGTAGACCCGACGACCATTCCGATGAATGATCCGAAGGTCATGAGCATGTTCAACTCCACAGATGCGCTGGGAGTGAGGCCCGATCAGATCCGAACCCCGGTAGCTACTTATGGGGTGCCGGAGATGGGGACGAAATTCGTCCGTCAGATGCTTGTGGAAGCGAAGCCGTCCAGCTTTGCCGACTTGCTGCAGATTTCCGGGCTGTCCCACGGAACCGGCGTATGGCTGGGAAATGCTCAGGAGCTGATCAAGAACAATACCTGCAACATTAAGACGGTAATCGGCTGCCGTGACGATATTATGCTCTATCTGATCTATAAGGCGGGCATGGATGCCAGTCTGGCTTTCAAAATTACGGAGAGCGTGCGTAAAGGGAAGGGCCTGCCGCCGGAGTGGATCGAGGAGATGAAGAATTGCAAGGTGCCGCAGTGGTACATTGATTCCTGTCTCAAAATCCAGTACATGTTCCCGAAGGCCCATGCCGCGGCTTATGTTATTTCAGCGGTGCGCACTGCCTTCTTCAAGCTGTATCATCCGATAGAATACTATGCAACTTACTTCTCTGTCCGTGCTGCGGATTTCGATATCGAGCTGTGCTGCAAAGGCTACGAAGCCATTGCGCGCCAGCTGGTAGAGATTGAAGCCAAGGGCTTCCAGGCGCTGCCTAAGGAAAAAGCCATGCTTCCGGTGCTGGAGATGGCCCTGGAGATGACGGCACGCGGCTTCACCTTTAAGAACATTGATCTGTACCGCTCAGATGCTACCAAATTCACGGTGGACGGTACCAGCCTGATTCCTCCGTTCTCTTCGCTTGCCGGGATTGGGGATAATGCTGCCATTAATATCGCCGCTGCCAAGGACGCAGGCGAGTTCCTCTCCATTGAGGATTTTCAGCAGAAATCCAAGGCCAGTAAAACGGTGATAGAGCTGCTCACAGGAATGGGCTGCTTCCGCGGATTGCCGGAGAGCAACCAGCTTTCGCTGTTCTGA
- the rimP gene encoding ribosome maturation factor RimP produces MSTPKSKIKQTVEQLLGSYLEDNGFELVDVEYVKEGSNWFLRVFVDKEGGIDIDDCGTISEYISQKLDENDPFSEAYFLEVSSPGAERPLKKAADVAKAVGKDVYVTVYEPIQGLKEFEGRLLSFENEELLISAGKKEHVVPYAKVASARLAIIF; encoded by the coding sequence TTGAGCACACCCAAATCCAAAATTAAACAAACGGTAGAGCAGCTGCTCGGGTCCTATCTCGAGGACAATGGTTTCGAACTGGTGGACGTTGAATACGTGAAGGAAGGCTCCAACTGGTTTCTGCGCGTATTCGTAGACAAAGAAGGCGGCATCGATATCGATGACTGCGGTACCATCAGCGAATATATCAGCCAGAAGCTGGATGAGAATGATCCGTTCTCCGAAGCGTATTTCCTTGAAGTCTCCTCGCCGGGAGCTGAGCGTCCGCTCAAGAAAGCTGCGGATGTCGCCAAGGCGGTAGGCAAGGACGTATATGTAACGGTCTATGAGCCGATTCAAGGACTCAAAGAATTCGAAGGCCGTTTGCTATCATTCGAGAACGAGGAACTGCTCATCTCCGCGGGCAAAAAAGAACATGTGGTACCTTACGCCAAGGTCGCCAGTGCGAGATTGGCCATTATTTTTTAA
- the nusA gene encoding transcription termination factor NusA, which yields MSMEFIEAMNELEREKGISKDVLFEAIEAALISSYKRNFNAAQNVRVDMNRNTGVIKVFARKLIVEEVLDARTEISLLAAREINPHFQLEDIAEQEVTPRDFGRIAAQTAKQVVTQRIREAERGLIYNAFIDKEDDIVTGLVQRQDMRNIYVDLGKIEAVLPLSELMPGEKFKQSERIKAYITKVENTTKGPQIMLSRSHPGLLKRLFELEVPEIFDGVVEIRSVAREAGFRSKIAVFSRNPEVDPVGSCVGPRGTRVQTIVTELRGEKIDIVRYSELVQEYVANALSPSKVLEVQVFEAEKMARVIVPDYQLSLAIGIKGQNARLAAKLTGWKIDIKSETQAEQEYGRPRSSNDEMHQDSVSID from the coding sequence ATGAGTATGGAGTTTATTGAAGCTATGAATGAACTGGAAAGGGAGAAAGGCATCAGCAAGGATGTGCTGTTCGAAGCCATCGAAGCGGCGCTGATCTCCAGCTATAAACGCAATTTCAATGCGGCGCAGAATGTGCGTGTGGATATGAACCGCAACACCGGCGTAATCAAGGTGTTTGCCCGCAAGCTGATTGTGGAGGAGGTTCTCGATGCACGGACCGAGATCTCGCTCCTGGCTGCACGGGAGATCAACCCGCATTTCCAGCTGGAGGATATCGCCGAGCAGGAAGTCACGCCGCGTGATTTCGGCCGCATTGCCGCCCAGACTGCGAAGCAGGTGGTTACCCAGCGTATCCGCGAAGCGGAACGCGGCCTGATCTATAACGCTTTTATCGACAAGGAAGATGATATTGTAACCGGCCTTGTACAGCGTCAGGATATGCGCAACATCTATGTGGATCTTGGCAAAATCGAGGCGGTTCTTCCGCTGAGCGAGCTGATGCCTGGAGAAAAGTTCAAGCAGAGCGAGCGTATTAAGGCTTATATCACCAAGGTGGAGAACACGACCAAAGGGCCGCAGATCATGCTGTCCCGCAGTCATCCGGGTCTCCTGAAGCGTCTGTTCGAGCTGGAGGTGCCGGAGATTTTTGACGGAGTGGTGGAGATTCGTTCCGTTGCCCGCGAAGCCGGCTTCCGTTCTAAGATCGCCGTGTTCTCACGCAATCCCGAAGTGGACCCGGTGGGTTCCTGCGTAGGCCCGAGAGGCACGCGTGTACAGACCATCGTGACTGAGCTTCGCGGTGAGAAGATTGATATCGTCAGATATTCCGAGCTGGTGCAGGAGTACGTAGCCAATGCGCTTAGCCCGTCCAAGGTGCTTGAGGTTCAAGTCTTTGAAGCTGAGAAAATGGCCCGCGTCATTGTTCCTGACTATCAGCTGTCGCTGGCTATCGGTATCAAGGGGCAGAACGCCCGTCTTGCCGCCAAGCTGACCGGCTGGAAGATCGATATCAAGAGCGAGACGCAGGCGGAGCAGGAATACGGCAGACCCAGATCGTCCAATGATGAAATGCATCAGGATTCCGTCTCCATCGATTAA
- the rnpM gene encoding RNase P modulator RnpM, whose protein sequence is MKQRKVPLRKCVASQEMMPKKELIRVVRTPEGEVLIDLTGKKSGRGAYICGKLEYFKLAQKTKALDRALKCQVSPEIYAQLARDFASVEEQFLAAKDSEDNE, encoded by the coding sequence ATGAAGCAAAGAAAGGTGCCGCTGCGTAAATGCGTTGCCAGCCAGGAGATGATGCCCAAGAAAGAGCTGATTCGCGTGGTGAGAACGCCTGAAGGCGAGGTGCTGATCGACCTGACAGGCAAGAAGTCGGGCCGTGGCGCTTATATCTGCGGTAAACTGGAATACTTTAAGCTAGCACAGAAGACCAAAGCACTTGACCGGGCATTGAAATGTCAGGTCAGTCCTGAAATCTATGCCCAGCTTGCCCGGGATTTTGCATCCGTGGAGGAGCAGTTTTTGGCAGCGAAGGATAGTGAGGACAATGAGTAA
- a CDS encoding YlxQ family RNA-binding protein, protein MSKTLSYLGLAMRAGKIVTGDEAVLKAVRSSEAKLVVLAGDASDNTQKKFRDKCGTYDIPLVIAFHRDELGASIGKDQRVVLAVTDKGFAEMISRTLGDTVGGGVID, encoded by the coding sequence ATGAGTAAGACACTTTCTTATTTAGGGCTTGCGATGAGAGCAGGCAAGATTGTCACCGGCGATGAGGCTGTGCTTAAGGCAGTACGGTCTTCAGAGGCGAAGCTGGTCGTCCTGGCAGGTGACGCTTCAGATAATACCCAGAAGAAGTTCCGCGATAAATGCGGGACCTACGATATTCCACTAGTAATCGCATTTCACCGGGATGAACTCGGTGCAAGTATTGGTAAGGATCAGCGCGTTGTGCTGGCCGTTACGGATAAAGGATTCGCGGAAATGATCTCCAGAACGCTTGGAGATACTGTCGGAGGTGGAGTTATTGACTAA
- the infB gene encoding translation initiation factor IF-2, whose amino-acid sequence MTKEDNKDKLRVYEYAKSLNMSSKEIITILKRLDVPVNNHMSVMENGSVNKVEQFFKDIKSNAAAKRDNGTSSRPVVTTGAVNAEARSAQSTNKIQSEKQVGMNSNQNNNQSTTSPRPQSGQDSRRTQTSGSAQNSRPQGSSSSSRPQNSSTGSRPQGSSTGSRPQGSSTGSRPQGSSTGSRPQGSSTGSRPQGNSTGGSRPQGSSTGGSRPQGNSAGSRPQGQGGAPRTGDRPQGQGNGGGGFSRNDGPKKNTTGGRPGSNNNGQKRYDDNKGGNYRGRGGKNNRGRNQPTVYREKIDNTPKKIIVRGSMTVGETAKLLHKDASEVIKKLISMGVMATINQELDIDTILLLAGEFGVEVEVKIPVDEDSFETMEENDSEEDLMTRPPVVTIMGHVDHGKTTLLDAIRSTNVTGGEAGGITQHIGAYQVEINQKKITFLDTPGHEAFTAMRARGAQVTDMTIIVVAADDGVMPQTVEAINHAKAAGLPIIVAVNKIDKPGADPDRVKQELTNYELVPEEWGGDTIFVNLSAKQRINLEELLEMILLVAEVNEYKANPDKRARGTVIEAELDKNRGPVARILVQNGTLKVGDAFVAGNCFGRVRAMVNDKGRKIKEAGPSTPVEITGLTEVPQAGDPFMAFEDERKARAISDRRSTTQRQSELNTNTRVTLDDLFKHIKDGEIKDLNVIIKGDVQGSVEALKGSLAKIEVEGVRVKILHSGAGAITESDITLAAASNAIVIGFNVRPDAQTKAAAEQEKVDVRLHNIIYNVIEEIESAMKGMLDPIYKENVIGHAEVRNVFKISKVGSVAGCMVTDGKITRNAEMRLIRSGIVVFTGKIDTLKRFKDDAKEVAQGYECGITLERYNDVVEGDIIEAFIMETVER is encoded by the coding sequence TTGACTAAAGAAGATAATAAGGATAAGCTGCGCGTATACGAATACGCCAAGTCTTTGAACATGAGCAGTAAAGAAATTATCACCATTCTGAAGCGTTTGGATGTCCCGGTGAATAATCATATGAGTGTCATGGAGAATGGCTCCGTGAACAAAGTTGAACAGTTCTTCAAGGACATCAAGTCAAACGCTGCAGCCAAGCGGGACAACGGCACCAGCAGCCGTCCGGTAGTCACTACCGGTGCGGTAAACGCCGAAGCGCGCAGTGCTCAGAGTACCAACAAAATTCAATCGGAAAAGCAGGTAGGTATGAACAGTAACCAAAACAACAACCAATCGACGACGTCCCCAAGGCCCCAAAGCGGACAAGATTCCCGCAGAACACAAACATCAGGCTCCGCTCAGAATTCCCGCCCGCAGGGCAGTTCAAGCAGCAGCCGTCCACAAAACAGCTCCACTGGCAGCCGCCCGCAGGGCAGCTCCACTGGCAGCCGCCCGCAAGGCAGTTCTACTGGCAGCCGTCCGCAGGGCAGCTCCACTGGCAGCCGCCCGCAAGGCAGCTCCACTGGCAGCCGTCCGCAGGGCAATTCGACTGGCGGCAGCCGTCCGCAAGGCAGCTCTACTGGCGGAAGCCGCCCACAGGGCAACTCTGCTGGCAGCCGTCCGCAAGGACAAGGCGGCGCACCGCGTACAGGTGACCGTCCGCAAGGTCAAGGCAATGGGGGCGGAGGCTTTTCACGTAACGACGGCCCTAAGAAGAATACCACTGGCGGCAGACCTGGCAGCAACAACAATGGCCAGAAACGCTATGACGACAACAAGGGCGGCAATTATCGCGGCCGTGGCGGTAAGAACAACCGCGGCAGAAACCAGCCGACCGTATATCGTGAGAAGATTGACAACACGCCTAAGAAGATCATTGTCCGTGGCAGCATGACCGTGGGTGAAACCGCGAAGCTGCTTCACAAGGATGCTTCGGAAGTGATCAAGAAGCTGATCTCGATGGGAGTTATGGCCACCATCAATCAGGAGCTTGATATCGATACGATTCTGCTGCTGGCCGGTGAATTCGGCGTAGAAGTAGAAGTGAAGATTCCAGTCGACGAAGACAGCTTCGAGACCATGGAAGAGAATGATTCCGAAGAGGATCTGATGACCCGTCCACCGGTTGTAACGATCATGGGTCACGTTGACCATGGTAAAACAACCCTGCTCGATGCCATCCGTTCCACGAATGTAACCGGCGGCGAAGCTGGCGGAATTACGCAGCATATCGGTGCTTATCAGGTTGAGATTAATCAGAAGAAAATCACATTCCTTGATACTCCGGGCCATGAAGCGTTCACCGCCATGCGTGCCCGTGGTGCCCAGGTTACAGATATGACGATTATCGTTGTAGCTGCCGATGACGGTGTAATGCCTCAGACGGTAGAAGCGATCAACCATGCCAAGGCAGCCGGACTTCCAATCATTGTTGCAGTTAACAAGATTGATAAGCCGGGCGCAGATCCTGACCGGGTGAAGCAGGAGCTTACCAACTATGAGCTGGTGCCGGAAGAGTGGGGCGGCGATACGATCTTCGTCAACCTGTCGGCTAAGCAGCGTATTAACCTTGAAGAGCTGCTGGAAATGATCCTGCTCGTTGCCGAAGTGAATGAGTACAAGGCGAACCCGGACAAACGGGCACGCGGTACTGTTATAGAAGCTGAGCTTGACAAGAATCGTGGACCTGTTGCCCGTATTCTCGTGCAGAACGGTACGCTGAAGGTCGGAGACGCATTTGTAGCGGGTAACTGCTTCGGCCGCGTACGCGCCATGGTGAATGACAAGGGACGCAAAATCAAGGAAGCGGGACCTTCCACTCCGGTGGAAATTACCGGTCTGACCGAGGTGCCGCAGGCGGGTGATCCGTTCATGGCCTTCGAAGATGAGCGTAAAGCACGCGCGATCTCTGACAGACGTTCCACAACGCAGCGCCAGTCCGAGCTGAACACGAATACCCGCGTTACGCTGGATGATCTGTTCAAGCACATCAAGGACGGCGAGATCAAGGATCTCAACGTGATCATCAAGGGTGACGTTCAAGGTTCGGTAGAGGCGCTGAAAGGCTCCTTGGCCAAGATCGAAGTCGAAGGCGTTCGCGTGAAGATCCTTCACAGCGGTGCCGGTGCGATCACGGAATCCGATATTACCCTGGCAGCAGCCTCCAATGCTATCGTGATCGGCTTCAACGTTCGTCCGGATGCCCAGACGAAAGCGGCAGCCGAGCAGGAGAAGGTGGATGTGCGTCTGCATAACATCATCTACAATGTCATTGAAGAGATCGAAAGTGCCATGAAGGGCATGCTTGATCCTATCTATAAAGAGAACGTTATCGGCCATGCCGAAGTGCGCAACGTATTCAAAATCAGCAAAGTGGGCAGTGTCGCAGGTTGTATGGTTACCGACGGCAAAATTACCCGCAATGCTGAAATGCGCCTGATCCGCAGCGGTATCGTTGTCTTCACAGGCAAAATCGACACCTTGAAGCGTTTCAAAGATGATGCAAAAGAAGTGGCACAGGGTTATGAATGTGGCATAACTTTGGAACGCTATAATGATGTCGTTGAAGGCGACATTATCGAAGCATTCATCATGGAAACGGTAGAGCGCTAA
- the rbfA gene encoding 30S ribosome-binding factor RbfA, with translation MSKIRAGRVGEQIKKELSQLIQSGLKDPRVGFVTVTGVDVTNDLSQAKVYLSVFGDEEQKSDSLKAIEKANGFLRSELGKAIRLRHTPELIFKIDESVAYGSHIEKLLGEIGKNE, from the coding sequence ATGTCTAAAATCAGAGCGGGACGGGTTGGCGAGCAGATTAAGAAAGAGCTGAGCCAGCTCATCCAAAGCGGACTGAAGGACCCGCGTGTCGGGTTCGTAACTGTAACTGGCGTTGATGTGACGAACGATCTGTCACAGGCCAAGGTATACCTGAGCGTATTCGGGGACGAGGAGCAGAAGTCAGACTCACTTAAGGCGATTGAGAAAGCCAATGGCTTTCTCCGCTCGGAGCTTGGCAAAGCGATCCGCCTGCGCCATACGCCAGAGCTGATCTTCAAAATTGACGAATCCGTTGCTTACGGAAGTCATATTGAGAAGCTGCTCGGCGAAATCGGCAAAAACGAATAG
- a CDS encoding DHH family phosphoesterase produces the protein MQSYEQSLQQTRKFLLEHDDYLVVSHVQPDGDAVSSTLAVGWLLSCLGKKYLMLNEGQIPQRMEYLWHADQIVNLSEGSLPRQYSHVICVDCADFQRVGLTQQHFASDALILNIDHHPTNNGYGAVNLIKPDAAATAEILFDLLKTFELKWDIDIATAIYTGLLTDTGGFRYSNTSPKVMAAVSELLALGVNGPDLAETLLEEMTLPQVKVLNRALSTLQLSPEGDIAWVYVTPQDMLDCGAANEDLEGIVNYPRNIRGVEVGILFKVIDDHAVKASLRSAGKVDVALLAQAFGGGGHTRAAGARINGSLEEAVAQVLEEVKRHL, from the coding sequence ATGCAGAGCTATGAACAAAGTCTCCAGCAGACGCGTAAGTTTCTGCTGGAACACGACGATTATCTTGTAGTGTCGCATGTTCAGCCGGACGGAGATGCAGTCAGCTCCACCCTCGCGGTGGGCTGGCTTCTCTCATGTCTGGGCAAAAAATATTTGATGCTGAATGAAGGCCAGATTCCGCAGCGAATGGAATACTTATGGCATGCCGATCAGATTGTCAATCTGTCTGAGGGTTCGTTGCCCCGCCAGTACAGCCATGTGATATGTGTGGATTGTGCGGATTTCCAGCGTGTAGGACTGACCCAGCAGCATTTCGCAAGTGATGCCCTAATTTTGAATATAGACCATCACCCAACGAACAACGGCTACGGCGCGGTGAACCTTATCAAGCCGGATGCGGCAGCGACAGCAGAGATTCTGTTCGACCTGCTGAAGACCTTTGAACTCAAGTGGGACATTGATATTGCCACAGCCATTTATACCGGGCTGTTAACGGATACCGGCGGTTTCCGTTACAGCAATACTTCTCCTAAAGTGATGGCGGCGGTATCCGAGCTGCTGGCACTGGGTGTGAATGGACCGGACCTGGCAGAGACCTTGCTGGAAGAGATGACGCTTCCCCAGGTGAAGGTGCTTAACCGTGCACTTAGCACATTACAGCTTAGTCCTGAAGGAGATATAGCGTGGGTATACGTTACACCTCAGGATATGCTGGACTGTGGAGCGGCCAATGAGGATCTTGAAGGGATTGTCAACTATCCCCGGAATATCCGCGGGGTAGAGGTAGGCATTCTGTTCAAGGTCATTGATGACCATGCGGTGAAGGCCAGTCTGCGTTCAGCAGGTAAGGTAGATGTGGCGCTGCTTGCGCAAGCCTTCGGCGGCGGCGGACACACCCGGGCAGCGGGCGCACGTATTAATGGAAGTCTGGAAGAAGCTGTGGCACAGGTGCTGGAGGAGGTTAAACGTCATTTATGA